A region of Flocculibacter collagenilyticus DNA encodes the following proteins:
- a CDS encoding Lcl C-terminal domain-containing protein: MISRTSTDSAWLNVLRMCFFSVLFIACRGAQAEQHCDSVPENTPGDSFTVNTDGTVTHNTTGLMWARCASGQTWDESNQSCTGIANQVTWVAALTLANTTTFAGYTDWRLPNIKELSSIVERMCVEPSINLSLFPNTPSENFWTSTTLTNEPTRAWSFAFYNGKNNSKDKSVDLFLRFVRFEK, translated from the coding sequence ATGATCTCGAGAACTTCCACTGATTCAGCTTGGTTAAATGTGCTTCGCATGTGTTTTTTCTCTGTTTTGTTCATCGCTTGTAGGGGCGCACAGGCAGAGCAGCACTGTGATAGTGTGCCCGAAAATACCCCAGGTGACTCTTTTACGGTTAATACCGATGGCACTGTAACGCATAATACAACGGGCTTGATGTGGGCGCGTTGCGCGAGCGGGCAAACTTGGGATGAATCAAACCAAAGTTGCACAGGCATTGCTAATCAAGTCACTTGGGTTGCTGCACTAACACTAGCTAATACAACCACGTTTGCAGGTTATACAGACTGGCGACTGCCTAACATTAAAGAGTTAAGCTCAATTGTTGAGCGAATGTGCGTTGAGCCCTCCATCAACTTGTCACTTTTTCCGAACACGCCTTCAGAAAACTTTTGGACGTCAACAACATTAACGAATGAACCGACCAGAGCATGGAGTTTTGCTTTCTATAACGGTAAAAATAACTCGAAAGATAAGAGCGTTGACCTATTTTTGCGTTTTGTTA